One Gammaproteobacteria bacterium DNA segment encodes these proteins:
- a CDS encoding SAM-dependent methyltransferase, translating to MVAELGPLPSPAAEGLARSTALGTRIREAIDDGGGAIDFARYMEMALYTPGLGYYSGAGSPFGSAGDFITAPEISALFGQCLAAYLAPVLGHLGDADVLEFGPGSGALAVAVLNTLATLDRVPRRYRMLELSGTLAAAQRTTLEALDGPLRERVEWLDRLPATGLRGCFIANEVADAIPFRRLRIGRETVQEWRVAWQDGGPAWALGPLRDDGLAAAVARLRPFLAADSLPYDTEVAPARRAWLASAAATLREGAMVVLDYGFERRELCRAGRHGGTMACHYRHHTHDDPLILPGLQDITSHVDFTDLAEAAVDAGLDVAGFTTQAQFLLGQGLLERAAAAGADLSLAALARSGEIKRLTLPGEMGEVFKVLALGRQLPPGLLTFPGRDMRARL from the coding sequence ATGGTGGCTGAACTCGGTCCGCTTCCCTCGCCGGCGGCCGAAGGGCTCGCGCGATCGACGGCCCTCGGTACCCGCATCCGCGAGGCCATCGACGACGGCGGGGGGGCCATCGACTTCGCCCGTTACATGGAGATGGCCCTCTATACCCCGGGGCTGGGCTATTACAGCGGCGCCGGCAGCCCCTTCGGGTCCGCCGGCGATTTCATCACCGCGCCCGAGATATCCGCTCTCTTCGGCCAGTGCCTGGCGGCGTACCTGGCGCCCGTGCTGGGGCACCTTGGGGATGCCGACGTGCTGGAGTTCGGGCCCGGCAGCGGGGCCCTCGCGGTGGCGGTGCTCAATACCCTGGCGACCCTGGATCGGGTGCCCCGCAGATACCGCATGCTCGAACTGTCGGGTACGCTGGCGGCGGCCCAGCGGACCACCCTGGAGGCCCTCGATGGCCCCCTGCGGGAACGCGTCGAGTGGCTGGACCGGCTGCCGGCGACGGGCCTGCGAGGCTGCTTCATCGCCAACGAGGTGGCTGACGCCATCCCCTTCCGGCGGCTGCGCATCGGTCGGGAGACGGTGCAGGAATGGCGGGTGGCCTGGCAGGATGGGGGACCGGCGTGGGCCCTCGGGCCGCTGCGGGACGATGGGTTGGCGGCGGCCGTGGCGCGGCTGCGACCATTCCTCGCGGCGGACTCCCTGCCCTACGACACCGAGGTGGCACCGGCGCGCCGGGCCTGGCTCGCCAGCGCCGCGGCCACCCTGCGGGAGGGCGCCATGGTGGTGCTCGACTACGGCTTCGAGCGCCGCGAACTCTGCCGCGCCGGCCGCCACGGCGGCACCATGGCCTGCCACTATCGCCACCATACCCATGACGATCCCCTCATTCTGCCGGGCCTGCAGGACATCACCAGTCACGTCGATTTCACCGATCTGGCGGAGGCCGCCGTGGATGCCGGACTCGATGTGGCGGGCTTCACCACCCAGGCTCAGTTCCTCCTCGGTCAGGGCTTGCTGGAGCGGGCCGCGGCCGCCGGCGCCGACCTGAGTCTGGCGGCTCTGGCCCGCAGCGGCGAGATCAAGCGCCTTACCCTGCCGGGGGAGATGGGTGAGGTGTTCAAGGTGTTGGCCCTGGGCCGCCAGCTGCCGCCCGGCCTGCTCACCTTTCCCGGCCGGGACATGCGGGCGCGGCTGTAA
- a CDS encoding undecaprenyl-diphosphate phosphatase, translating to MDPWHVIALALMQGLTEFLPISSSAHLILLPALSGWEDQGLSLDVAVHVGTLAAVVGYFRASLVVLARDWAASLYQRRSVGESRLAWGVLWGTVPVGLAGLLFSGFIETHLRSALVIAWATIAFGLLLWWADAAGRGARSEHGLRWRDVAIIGLAQALALIPGTSRSGITITAALALGLSREAAARFSFLLSIPVISLAGAHEGYRALGEGAALDWVAVALGTVAAGISAYLCIHLFLKLVERIGMLPFVAYRLILGAVLLLFFV from the coding sequence TTGGACCCCTGGCACGTCATCGCCCTCGCCCTCATGCAGGGGCTCACCGAATTCCTGCCCATCTCCAGCTCGGCTCATCTCATCCTCCTGCCCGCCCTGAGTGGTTGGGAGGACCAGGGTCTGTCCCTGGACGTGGCGGTGCACGTGGGCACCCTGGCCGCCGTGGTCGGTTACTTTCGCGCCAGCCTCGTGGTGCTGGCCCGGGACTGGGCGGCCTCCCTCTATCAGCGCCGCAGCGTCGGCGAGAGCCGGCTGGCCTGGGGGGTGTTATGGGGCACGGTTCCGGTGGGACTGGCGGGGCTGCTGTTCTCGGGTTTCATCGAGACCCATCTGCGTTCGGCCCTGGTGATCGCCTGGGCCACCATCGCCTTCGGCCTGCTGCTGTGGTGGGCCGATGCGGCGGGCCGCGGGGCGCGCAGCGAGCACGGCCTGCGCTGGCGGGACGTGGCCATCATCGGCCTGGCCCAGGCCCTGGCCCTCATCCCCGGCACGTCGCGCTCGGGTATCACCATCACCGCGGCCCTCGCCCTCGGCCTCAGCCGTGAGGCGGCCGCCCGTTTCTCCTTCCTGCTGTCCATCCCCGTCATCAGCCTGGCGGGGGCCCACGAAGGTTACCGCGCCCTCGGTGAGGGCGCGGCCCTGGACTGGGTGGCCGTGGCCCTGGGAACGGTGGCGGCCGGCATCAGTGCCTACCTGTGCATACACTTGTTCCTGAAGCTGGTGGAGCGCATCGGCATGCTGCCTTTCGTGGCCTATCGCCTGATCCTCGGCGCGGTGCTGCTGCTGTTCTTCGTCTGA
- a CDS encoding multifunctional CCA addition/repair protein produces the protein MEAYQVGGAVRDRLLGRPLTDRDWVVVGATPEELLAQGFRPVGKDFPVFLHPDSGEEYALARTERKVAPGYTGFTFHASPDVTLEADLARRDFTINAMAEDAEGRLFDPFDGRADLEARVLRHVSPAFVEDPVRLLRAARFAAALDFELAPETLALLRQMVASGEVDALVPERVWGELRKALESPRPSRFFEVLGACGARKRLFPEVDRLFGVPQPPQHHPEVDTGIHTLMVLDQAAASSADPVVRFAALVHDLGKGDTNPNLWPRHHGHERLGLLRIDDLCKRLRIPNEFRDMGVLVATYHGHCHRAMELKPATLMKVLLALDSFRRPGRLDQFLTACEADARGRTGLEERPYPQAERFRRAFAAARAVEAGPLAARGLSGRDLGIALREARTRAIAAALSDG, from the coding sequence GTGGAGGCGTACCAGGTCGGCGGTGCCGTCCGCGATCGCCTCCTCGGTCGCCCCCTCACCGACCGCGACTGGGTGGTGGTGGGGGCCACCCCGGAAGAATTGCTGGCCCAGGGCTTCCGCCCCGTGGGCAAGGACTTCCCCGTGTTCCTCCACCCCGACAGCGGCGAGGAATATGCCCTGGCGCGCACCGAGCGCAAGGTGGCCCCCGGCTACACCGGCTTCACCTTCCATGCCAGCCCCGATGTCACCCTCGAGGCGGACCTGGCGCGCCGGGACTTCACCATCAACGCCATGGCCGAGGACGCCGAGGGACGGCTGTTCGACCCCTTCGACGGCCGGGCGGATCTGGAGGCGAGGGTACTGCGCCATGTCTCTCCCGCCTTCGTGGAGGACCCCGTGCGCCTGCTGCGCGCCGCCCGTTTTGCCGCCGCCCTGGACTTCGAGCTGGCCCCCGAGACCCTGGCCCTGCTACGGCAGATGGTGGCATCGGGGGAGGTGGACGCCCTGGTGCCGGAACGGGTGTGGGGCGAGCTGCGCAAGGCCCTGGAGAGCCCGCGGCCCAGCCGCTTCTTCGAGGTGTTGGGGGCCTGCGGCGCGCGCAAGCGGCTGTTTCCCGAGGTGGACCGCCTGTTCGGCGTGCCCCAGCCCCCGCAACACCACCCGGAGGTGGATACCGGCATCCACACCCTCATGGTGCTGGACCAGGCCGCCGCCTCGAGCGCTGACCCGGTGGTACGTTTCGCCGCCCTGGTGCATGACCTCGGCAAGGGCGACACCAACCCCAACCTGTGGCCCCGCCACCACGGCCACGAGCGCCTCGGCCTGTTGCGCATCGATGACCTGTGCAAGCGGCTGCGGATCCCCAACGAATTCCGGGACATGGGTGTGCTGGTGGCCACCTACCACGGCCACTGCCACCGCGCCATGGAACTCAAACCCGCCACCCTGATGAAGGTGCTGCTGGCCCTGGACAGCTTCCGCCGCCCCGGCCGCCTGGACCAGTTTCTCACCGCCTGCGAGGCGGACGCCCGCGGCCGCACAGGCCTGGAGGAGCGCCCCTACCCCCAGGCCGAGCGCTTTCGCCGGGCCTTCGCCGCCGCCCGCGCCGTGGAGGCCGGGCCCCTGGCGGCCCGGGGCCTCAGCGGCCGCGACCTCGGCATCGCCCTGCGCGAGGCCCGCACCCGGGCCATCGCCGCGGCCCTCTCCGATGGTTGA
- a CDS encoding complex I NDUFA9 subunit family protein, with translation MKKLNICVLGGTGFIGHNLLFVLARDGHRLRVLTRRREGHRDLLVIPTLELVETDVHLVSELSSQFKDCDTVINLTGILNPAAGPHGDFKTVHADLPAKVVEACRFNGIRRLLHMSALQSSTEGPSEYQRTKGAGEQAVLGAPDMDATVFKPSVVFGPEDNFFNQFARLLRLAPFMPLAGADTRFAPVFVGDVVEAFARCLRNRDSYGQAYELCGPKVYTLRELVRLSGRYSGHRRPVIGLGPGPARLLARAMEFLPTPPMTRDNLASMSVDSVCHSDGLAALGIRATELETVVPAYLSRSGRDRYLQNLRSAARRG, from the coding sequence ATGAAGAAATTAAACATCTGTGTGCTCGGTGGAACGGGCTTCATCGGCCACAATCTGTTGTTCGTGCTGGCCCGCGACGGCCACCGCCTGCGGGTCCTGACACGCCGTCGCGAAGGCCATCGCGATCTGCTGGTGATCCCCACTCTCGAACTGGTGGAGACCGATGTCCATCTGGTGTCGGAGCTCAGCAGCCAGTTCAAGGACTGCGATACGGTGATCAACCTCACCGGGATCCTCAATCCCGCCGCCGGCCCCCACGGCGACTTCAAGACGGTGCATGCGGACCTGCCCGCCAAGGTGGTGGAAGCCTGCCGCTTCAACGGCATCCGGCGCCTGCTGCACATGAGCGCCCTGCAGTCCTCGACGGAGGGTCCGAGCGAATACCAGCGCACCAAGGGCGCGGGGGAGCAGGCGGTACTGGGCGCCCCGGACATGGACGCAACGGTCTTCAAGCCATCCGTGGTATTCGGGCCCGAGGACAATTTCTTCAACCAGTTCGCCCGGCTGCTGCGCCTGGCCCCCTTCATGCCCCTGGCGGGGGCGGATACCCGTTTCGCGCCGGTGTTCGTGGGCGACGTGGTGGAGGCCTTCGCCCGCTGCCTCCGTAACCGCGACAGCTACGGCCAGGCCTACGAACTGTGCGGCCCCAAGGTCTATACCCTGCGGGAACTGGTCAGGCTCAGTGGCCGTTACAGCGGCCACCGGCGTCCCGTCATCGGCCTCGGGCCCGGACCGGCGCGGCTGCTGGCCCGAGCCATGGAGTTCCTGCCCACCCCCCCCATGACCCGCGACAACCTGGCCTCCATGAGCGTGGACAGCGTGTGCCACAGCGACGGCCTCGCGGCCCTGGGGATCCGCGCCACCGAGCTGGAGACCGTGGTGCCCGCCTACCTCTCCCGGAGCGGCCGGGACCGCTACCTGCAGAACCTCCGCTCCGCCGCACGCCGCGGCTGA
- the hisI gene encoding phosphoribosyl-AMP cyclohydrolase, giving the protein MSESWLDEIKWTADGLVPAIAQEQGSGAVLMMAWMNRESLALTVQEGRAIYWSRSRGRLWRKGEESGNVQRLRDVRLDCDNDVVLLTVEQIGGIACHTGRHRCFYRQLRDGEWVEVEPVVKDPAVLYGDQAKYDV; this is encoded by the coding sequence ATGAGCGAGTCGTGGCTCGACGAAATCAAGTGGACGGCGGACGGCTTGGTGCCCGCCATCGCGCAGGAGCAGGGTTCCGGCGCGGTGCTCATGATGGCGTGGATGAATCGCGAGTCCCTGGCCCTCACGGTGCAGGAAGGGCGCGCCATCTATTGGTCACGCTCCCGGGGTAGGCTGTGGCGCAAGGGAGAGGAGTCGGGCAACGTGCAACGCCTGCGGGATGTGCGGCTCGACTGTGACAACGACGTGGTATTGTTGACAGTGGAGCAGATCGGTGGCATTGCCTGTCATACGGGCAGGCATCGCTGTTTCTACAGGCAGCTCCGGGATGGCGAGTGGGTGGAGGTGGAGCCCGTGGTGAAGGACCCCGCCGTCCTCTACGGCGACCAGGCCAAGTACGATGTCTGA
- a CDS encoding phosphoribosyl-ATP diphosphatase produces the protein MSDVLARLAGVLRERRGAPPEDSYVARLYHKGLDAILKKVGEEATEVVLAAKGGDRAAIIHETADLWFHTLVMLEHQGLAPEDVLQELERRFGLSGLEEKARRNPPAGDDERQ, from the coding sequence ATGTCTGACGTCCTCGCGCGGCTCGCGGGGGTGTTACGGGAACGGCGGGGGGCGCCGCCCGAGGATTCCTACGTGGCACGCCTCTACCACAAGGGGCTGGATGCCATCCTCAAGAAGGTGGGCGAGGAGGCGACGGAGGTGGTTCTGGCGGCGAAAGGTGGTGATCGGGCGGCGATCATTCATGAAACCGCCGATCTCTGGTTTCATACCCTGGTGATGCTGGAGCATCAGGGGCTCGCTCCAGAGGATGTCCTGCAGGAGCTGGAACGCCGTTTCGGCCTGTCCGGGCTGGAGGAGAAGGCGCGCCGGAACCCGCCCGCGGGCGATGACGAACGGCAATGA
- a CDS encoding Sec-independent protein translocase subunit TatA, which translates to MGLGGISIWQLLIVLAIVVLLFGTKKLRNVGGDLGAALKNFKGAVKDGDSEKDKDDEEDDGQPKSLAEGATAENAAGTSEAAEKEKEKA; encoded by the coding sequence ATGGGGCTCGGTGGAATCAGTATCTGGCAGCTGTTGATCGTATTGGCGATCGTGGTGCTGTTGTTCGGCACCAAGAAGCTCCGCAACGTGGGCGGCGACCTCGGGGCGGCGCTGAAGAACTTCAAGGGCGCGGTGAAGGACGGCGATAGCGAGAAGGATAAGGACGACGAGGAGGACGACGGGCAGCCCAAGTCCCTGGCCGAGGGGGCCACGGCGGAGAATGCCGCCGGGACATCGGAGGCCGCGGAAAAGGAAAAAGAGAAGGCCTAG
- the tatB gene encoding Sec-independent protein translocase protein TatB: MFDIGFLEILLIGVVALLVVGPERLPRLARTLGLWIGRARRYASTVKDDVQRELREHEIQQAMGGKPEMKDIYDIVEDAQESVRDVAEDVDALGSELNASDGPASGAVAKPDPGAPAAPERGKADKETSRPSPPDSHE; the protein is encoded by the coding sequence ATGTTTGACATCGGTTTTCTCGAGATCCTGCTCATCGGCGTGGTGGCGCTGTTGGTGGTGGGGCCCGAGCGCCTGCCCCGCCTCGCCCGTACCCTGGGTCTGTGGATCGGGCGGGCGCGCCGCTATGCGTCCACGGTCAAGGACGACGTGCAGCGGGAGCTGCGGGAGCACGAGATCCAGCAGGCCATGGGTGGCAAGCCGGAGATGAAGGACATCTATGACATCGTCGAGGATGCCCAGGAGTCAGTGAGGGACGTGGCCGAGGACGTGGATGCCCTGGGCTCGGAACTCAATGCCTCGGACGGCCCTGCCAGCGGCGCCGTCGCCAAGCCCGATCCCGGCGCCCCCGCGGCGCCGGAGCGGGGCAAGGCCGACAAGGAGACCAGCAGGCCGTCCCCGCCGGACAGCCATGAATAA
- the tatC gene encoding twin-arginine translocase subunit TatC, giving the protein MNKRQETPGDQQQEMPFLQHLVELRDRLLRVVLAVLVVFLCLFPFANDLYHILAEPLLRHMPAGTSMIATEVASPFLTPFKLSLVLAVFLAVPFILHQIWAFVAPGLYQHEKRLAMPLLAASVLLFYLGMVFAYFVVFPLVFGFFISVTPEGVAVMTDIARYLDFVLKLFFAFGLAFEVPVIAVAMVWSGISTPESLAEKRPYIIVGTFAFGMLLTPPDVISQTLLAVPMWLLFELGLWFSRRFVTRRAPAAGADDDGDDEFDRAERQEADLDGKGDGKGGG; this is encoded by the coding sequence ATGAATAAGCGCCAGGAGACGCCGGGAGACCAGCAGCAGGAGATGCCGTTCCTCCAGCACCTGGTGGAGCTGCGGGATCGGCTGTTGCGGGTGGTGCTGGCGGTGCTGGTAGTGTTCCTGTGCCTGTTCCCCTTCGCCAACGACCTCTACCACATCCTGGCGGAGCCGTTGTTGCGGCACATGCCGGCGGGCACCAGCATGATCGCCACCGAGGTGGCATCACCCTTTCTCACCCCCTTCAAGTTGTCCCTGGTACTGGCGGTGTTCCTCGCCGTGCCCTTCATTCTGCATCAGATATGGGCCTTCGTGGCGCCGGGGTTGTACCAGCACGAGAAGCGTCTGGCCATGCCCTTGCTGGCGGCCAGCGTGCTGCTGTTCTATCTGGGCATGGTGTTCGCGTACTTCGTGGTGTTCCCCCTGGTGTTCGGTTTCTTCATCAGCGTCACCCCGGAGGGGGTGGCGGTGATGACAGACATCGCCCGCTACCTGGATTTCGTGCTCAAGCTCTTCTTCGCCTTCGGTCTGGCCTTCGAGGTGCCCGTCATCGCCGTGGCCATGGTGTGGAGCGGCATCAGCACGCCCGAGTCCCTGGCGGAGAAACGCCCCTACATCATCGTCGGCACCTTCGCTTTCGGCATGTTGCTGACCCCGCCGGACGTCATCTCCCAGACCCTCCTGGCCGTGCCCATGTGGCTGTTGTTCGAGCTGGGGCTGTGGTTCTCCCGCCGTTTCGTGACCCGCCGCGCCCCGGCTGCCGGCGCGGACGACGACGGCGATGACGAGTTCGACCGGGCGGAGCGCCAGGAAGCGGATCTCGATGGCAAGGGGGACGGCAAGGGCGGCGGCTGA
- a CDS encoding sigma-54 dependent transcriptional regulator, which yields MPEHILIIDDDAALSQMLELHFEDLGYATSRAESCASGLALLETGEPDVILLDQQLPDGRGVELLDELLRRAPGVPVVMMTGAHDLELAIESIKKGARDFIHKPVKNEELEHAIRKALEHRRLVRRVAALTPPEEPAATPGGELLGRGDAMLKVSKEIALTAPSQANVLLVGESGTGKEVVARSIHQHSGLQGPFVAVNSAAIVETLLESELFGHEKGAFTGAVARKIGKFELARDGTLFLDEIGELPMSLQAKLLRVLQEHAFERVGGTQTLTTNARIIAATNRDLEHEVAEKRFREDLLYRLNVITIALPPLRERREDIPLLVEGLLGRIGRNLHKPPLSLSPEAMARLQSYNWPGNVRELENVLTQCMVRSRDGVLTPEMLPLPETTAGGGSEALPPEVPVLATLDEVEAAHVQRVLDHTGGHKGRSCDILQISRPALDRKIQKYDLVVPKG from the coding sequence ATGCCCGAGCACATCCTCATCATCGACGACGACGCGGCCCTGTCCCAGATGCTCGAACTCCATTTCGAGGACCTGGGCTACGCCACGTCCCGCGCCGAGTCCTGTGCCAGTGGGCTGGCGCTGCTGGAGACCGGCGAACCCGACGTCATCCTGCTGGACCAACAGCTGCCCGACGGCCGTGGCGTGGAACTGCTGGATGAACTGCTGCGCCGCGCCCCCGGCGTGCCCGTGGTGATGATGACCGGTGCCCACGACCTGGAACTGGCCATCGAGTCCATCAAGAAGGGGGCGCGGGACTTCATCCACAAGCCGGTCAAGAACGAGGAGCTGGAACACGCCATCCGCAAGGCCCTGGAGCACCGCCGCCTGGTGCGCCGGGTGGCCGCCCTCACGCCCCCCGAGGAGCCCGCCGCCACCCCCGGCGGAGAACTGCTCGGGCGCGGCGATGCCATGCTCAAGGTGAGCAAGGAGATCGCCCTGACCGCACCGTCCCAGGCCAACGTACTGCTGGTGGGGGAGAGCGGTACCGGCAAGGAAGTGGTGGCGCGCTCCATCCATCAGCACAGCGGCCTGCAAGGGCCCTTCGTGGCGGTCAACAGCGCCGCCATCGTCGAGACCCTGCTGGAGAGCGAGCTGTTCGGCCACGAGAAGGGGGCCTTCACCGGCGCCGTGGCCCGCAAGATCGGCAAGTTCGAGCTGGCCCGCGACGGCACCCTGTTCCTGGACGAGATCGGCGAACTCCCCATGTCCCTGCAGGCCAAGCTGCTGCGGGTGCTGCAGGAGCACGCCTTCGAACGGGTGGGGGGCACCCAGACCCTCACCACCAACGCCCGCATCATCGCCGCCACCAACCGTGACCTGGAGCACGAGGTGGCAGAAAAGCGTTTTCGCGAGGATCTGCTCTACCGCCTCAACGTCATTACCATCGCCCTGCCGCCCCTGCGGGAGCGTCGCGAGGACATCCCCCTGCTGGTGGAGGGCCTGCTGGGCCGTATCGGCCGCAACCTCCACAAGCCCCCCTTGAGCCTGTCGCCGGAGGCCATGGCACGCCTGCAAAGCTACAACTGGCCAGGCAACGTGAGGGAACTGGAGAACGTGCTCACCCAATGCATGGTGCGCTCCCGCGACGGCGTGCTGACGCCGGAGATGCTGCCACTGCCGGAGACCACCGCGGGCGGGGGCAGCGAGGCCCTGCCCCCCGAAGTGCCCGTGCTGGCCACCCTCGACGAGGTAGAGGCGGCCCATGTGCAGCGGGTCCTCGACCACACCGGCGGCCACAAGGGCCGAAGCTGCGACATCCTGCAGATCTCACGGCCCGCCCTGGACCGCAAGATCCAGAAATACGACCTGGTGGTGCCGAAGGGCTGA
- a CDS encoding DUF4340 domain-containing protein, whose amino-acid sequence MARRLLLNLALLTMVAALALVVWLEPGKEGDPPRAPITTVDGTTVERIAIDYPGGRPGLILERHGEGWWLATPYDLPANAFKAGTLLDLLEAPSQGTVAVAGDDLAPFGLAPPRAVVRFDDFPVAFGATEAIDGYRYVRVDGRVHLVQDRYFPQLNTAPTGFVSYRLLPPDAMPHAIRLGRLRVERGDEGWTVEPADAGLVADAEARLARAWQEARAVAVRPHETTAAEGEEVVVELGDGKQSITFRVLEKDGDTLFLRPAKGLAYVVPEHLAERLLEPERRPEDASATPRDPPPPAATR is encoded by the coding sequence ATGGCCCGCCGGCTGCTGCTCAATCTGGCATTGCTGACGATGGTCGCGGCCCTCGCCCTGGTGGTATGGCTGGAGCCCGGCAAGGAAGGGGACCCGCCGCGGGCCCCCATCACCACCGTCGACGGCACCACGGTGGAGCGCATCGCCATCGACTATCCCGGCGGGCGTCCCGGTCTAATCCTGGAGCGCCACGGCGAGGGCTGGTGGCTGGCCACGCCCTACGACCTGCCTGCCAACGCCTTCAAGGCCGGCACCCTGCTGGACCTGCTCGAGGCCCCCAGCCAGGGTACCGTGGCCGTCGCCGGAGACGACCTCGCCCCCTTCGGCCTGGCCCCGCCGCGGGCGGTGGTGCGATTCGACGATTTCCCGGTGGCCTTCGGCGCTACCGAGGCCATCGATGGCTACCGCTATGTGCGCGTGGACGGCCGGGTACACCTGGTGCAGGACCGCTACTTTCCCCAGTTGAACACCGCCCCCACGGGCTTCGTGAGCTACCGCCTGTTGCCACCCGACGCCATGCCGCACGCCATCCGCCTGGGGCGGCTGCGGGTGGAGCGGGGGGATGAAGGCTGGACGGTGGAGCCGGCCGATGCCGGCCTGGTGGCGGATGCCGAGGCCCGCCTGGCGCGGGCGTGGCAGGAGGCGCGGGCCGTCGCCGTCAGGCCGCACGAGACCACTGCCGCGGAGGGGGAAGAGGTCGTGGTGGAGTTGGGAGACGGAAAGCAAAGCATCACCTTCCGGGTCTTGGAAAAGGACGGCGATACCCTGTTCCTGCGCCCCGCCAAGGGCCTCGCCTACGTGGTCCCGGAACACCTCGCCGAGCGCCTCCTGGAACCTGAAAGACGACCCGAAGATGCCAGCGCCACTCCGCGAGACCCGCCGCCCCCTGCCGCCACACGGTAG
- a CDS encoding DUF4350 domain-containing protein yields the protein MRVTRKTRRNVRLDNLVFVALFLVAMGLLAWLSTRYHIQADWTASGRNSLSAASIELVARLDGPVTITAYAREDDVLRSGIRDLVARYRRHKADMELEFVNPDTVPDRVREQGIAVDGELVVAYDGRREHVQAHAEEALSNALQRLTRAGERWLVFTSGHGERAPLGQANHDLGGWGRQLEQRGFNVRTLNLANQDEVPRNTTALVIAGPRVDFLPGEVGLITDYLERGGNLLWLHDPGGLKGLEGLAEALGIEFVPGIIVDPTSQLFGIEHPAMALVTSYGFHPVTRDFDLLTVFPQAAGITAEAPRDWQPDPILTSAGAAWSETGELQGEIGFDEASDLPGPFDIGLALERERPGGEGGPAAAEADTVAPARQRVVVVGDGDFLSNTYLGNGGNLDLGFNIVNWLATDDTLMNIPAKTAPDTRLAFSPTAVVVIGVGFLFVLPALLLGTGIVIWLRRRKR from the coding sequence GTGCGCGTCACCCGCAAGACCCGCCGCAACGTCCGCCTGGACAATCTCGTGTTCGTGGCGCTGTTCCTGGTGGCCATGGGGCTGCTGGCCTGGCTGTCCACCCGCTATCACATTCAGGCGGACTGGACCGCCAGCGGCCGCAACTCCCTGTCCGCCGCCAGCATCGAACTCGTGGCGCGCCTCGATGGCCCCGTGACCATCACCGCCTATGCCCGGGAGGACGATGTGCTGCGATCGGGGATCCGGGACCTGGTGGCACGCTACCGCCGCCACAAGGCCGACATGGAGCTGGAGTTCGTCAACCCGGACACCGTACCGGACCGGGTGCGTGAACAGGGGATCGCCGTGGACGGCGAGCTGGTGGTGGCCTATGACGGGCGCCGCGAGCACGTCCAGGCCCATGCCGAAGAGGCCCTGTCCAATGCCCTCCAGCGCCTCACCCGCGCCGGCGAGCGCTGGCTGGTGTTCACCAGCGGCCACGGCGAGCGGGCGCCCCTGGGCCAGGCCAACCACGACCTCGGGGGCTGGGGACGCCAGCTGGAGCAGCGGGGCTTCAACGTGCGCACCCTCAACCTCGCCAACCAGGACGAGGTGCCCCGCAACACCACGGCCCTGGTGATCGCCGGCCCGCGGGTGGACTTCCTGCCCGGCGAAGTGGGCCTCATCACGGACTACCTGGAGCGCGGCGGCAACCTGCTGTGGCTCCACGATCCAGGCGGCCTAAAGGGCCTGGAAGGGCTGGCGGAGGCCCTGGGCATCGAGTTCGTACCCGGGATCATCGTGGACCCCACCTCCCAGCTCTTCGGCATCGAGCACCCCGCCATGGCCCTGGTGACCAGCTACGGCTTCCACCCCGTGACCCGCGACTTCGATCTCCTCACCGTGTTTCCCCAGGCCGCCGGCATCACCGCCGAGGCGCCCCGGGACTGGCAACCGGACCCCATCCTCACCAGCGCCGGGGCGGCCTGGTCCGAGACCGGCGAATTGCAGGGCGAGATCGGCTTCGACGAGGCCAGCGATCTACCCGGCCCCTTCGACATCGGCCTGGCCCTGGAGCGGGAGCGGCCCGGCGGCGAGGGCGGGCCCGCCGCGGCGGAGGCGGACACCGTGGCCCCCGCACGCCAGCGGGTGGTCGTCGTCGGTGACGGTGACTTCCTCTCCAATACCTATCTCGGCAACGGCGGTAACCTGGATCTCGGTTTCAACATCGTCAACTGGCTGGCCACCGACGACACCCTCATGAACATCCCCGCCAAGACGGCTCCGGATACCCGGCTCGCCTTCTCCCCCACCGCCGTGGTGGTCATCGGCGTCGGCTTCCTGTTCGTCCTGCCGGCCCTGCTGCTGGGCACCGGCATCGTCATCTGGCTGCGGCGCCGCAAGCGCTGA